The Bos indicus x Bos taurus breed Angus x Brahman F1 hybrid chromosome 11, Bos_hybrid_MaternalHap_v2.0, whole genome shotgun sequence genome includes a region encoding these proteins:
- the C11H2orf92 gene encoding uncharacterized protein C2orf92 homolog, with protein sequence MSNNENNPADDQNHNPPHVENISQTLRRSSDHIAEEQRDQESSLFNRDVSDTQSTTINKGTLQEAVSPDIPSRGMPCSQLLQFLQKNIIIAAVSVVGIVTATGLLLLALVMYIRKKQSLRSPADITYNIFIMNGKTWWQKSQDKKTKKHAGKQKRLKLNAGI encoded by the exons ATGTCCAATAACG AAAACAATCCAGCAGATGATCAGAATCACAATCCACCACACGTGGAAAACATCTCCCAAACTCTCCGAAGATCGTCAG ATCACATTGCAGAGGAGCAGAGGGATCAAGAATCCTCTCTATTCAACAGGGATGTGAGTGATACGCAGTCAACGACCATCAATAAGGGGACACTTCAAGAAGCAGTCAGTCCAG ATATTCCGAGCAGGGGCATGCCGTGCTCACAGCTTCTGCAGTTCCTCCAGAAGAACATCATCATTGCTGCCGTCTCAGTGGTGGGAATCGTCACGGCCacggggctgctgctgctggcactGGTCATGTACATCAGGAAGAAACAGTCACT acGTTCTCCGGCAGACATCACatacaatatttttataatgaatggAAAGACTTGGTGGCAGAAGTCTCAAGACAAGAAGACCAAAAAGCATGCAGGAAAACAGAAACGGTTGAAGTTAAATGCCGGTATCTAA